A DNA window from Flavobacteriales bacterium contains the following coding sequences:
- a CDS encoding carboxypeptidase-like regulatory domain-containing protein, which translates to MKRLLLLLSGLAGFAMLWPDEDPALNHLENILSKWRSAYPDERIYVQCDKSMYNPGDAVWFTAFVRNGENLSQQSSSQTLTLKLINASGNSIAEKIFHLKNGIVSGNFDLPKNFPGGNYYLECSTPISEILWDKPAYKKAFNVYTQESPELLITARFKEKMYSPGDEVQLEIEIRTPENEIASGATIDYSILQGEEELLSSRLNANDSGKAVVQFHIPDTISKNNLHSYIRVTHQNKKEGLGRAIPLNINLPHIEFYPESGYLIPNSPTVVAFYAQNENGIPLNVSGTIKDENNQLITYLQTFHHGMGKFHFTPIAGKRYYAFIRNGNRLEKFPLPEIRDRGVVLNLKENNKDFLKFVLHSKEEDALLLTAQSRGKIVYSTRLSAQAQQEVRIPVGDLPMGIVQITVFNSQKTPLAERLCFIHPEKQMRISFEQINEEYGPREKINFKIKAEDSKGNPVSGDVALSVSDEKAWVYNDDRSGNILTELLVECELNGEIEEPEFYLDTKNPESELAMDLLMLTRGYRRFDWKTALKSKIPDKSIIEAEKTIAGTVYNFETNLPEPRAKIKILETGQKFRCDENGKFSIENLDLSSRKTLYVQQKGRTVSYVVHRPDTNLSIYYSENKSSFNSYVSSDNTKSLKGVVMDGETGELLPFVNIVIRKDGKTITGCSSDLDGKFAMNTIPDGFYDVLVAYVGYEKYEIKNIQISQGKCINLNITLNGQIYLEEVVIVNESKKSKKPKRENKKEIAYNSNVTLDEVTIVNYSVPLINADQTNAIEINRKDIIHSAAARKNFASNVVLSYLSDNIDPNQNGVLTIRGAREDATVFYIDGVKIRGEANVPASSIESIVVYTGGIPANYGDVTGGVIDIRTHSYRSMSNSYYSNDNTHRTILQPGEIIYATERKFPEINHHHSEQFETMVDDRTTLYWNGRIQLNEKGEAEVSFYAGDLSGPFRITAEGISSGNEVGRTEKVIMVQPDIKLATPIPSTLTSGDELVLESTIHNNSKKEIKGRLFLTLPLTWKMLMADSSEYSIAPGEKKTISNKVRVNGNNQDFSLAFHFKGNKNYCSERQKITIVPHGFPKTIMLSSETEQEIEFNLDANELRSMDLALTFYPDPAANFAEGVKSMIREPHGCFEQVSSSTYPNILAVNYLQQQNDLKRDEYNIAMNYIKSGYQQLVKYQTSEKGFSLYGQLPTSPYLTAYGIMEFTAMKKVYGGVNEVMLQQAKDWLLLQKDNKGGFHSSSEDHFYHVQSAYIIRALVLSGEFSLVPEIIAQYKYALKKKDAYLSALMIDVLFKAGRKEEADELIQSLSSQQKENGSFSCEKTITYSYGNQKEIESTALMLIALINDVKSNSTSIHRCFQFLMKSKNSFGGWGSTQSTVLALEAINLYYEKFPLKNDPEEVTVSINGKETFKKVLNPGNKESYAFHLPVAALKVGKNHIKVSSKQQFVPWTLNASYFVSSPENHQNALSLSLQWNKKEFQSGEMVRALMKINNSKNEQIHNPLVELSIPACFRYDPQQLRELEKQKIIERYEARGNQLVFYFKAISPNGTLEFPITLTATQKGLFRSPASRVFPYYSTDVFWTQAGEFEIK; encoded by the coding sequence ATGAAACGATTGCTCCTTTTGTTAAGTGGACTTGCAGGATTTGCCATGCTTTGGCCCGATGAAGATCCCGCACTGAATCATTTAGAAAACATTCTCAGCAAATGGAGAAGCGCTTATCCGGATGAGCGAATTTATGTGCAATGCGATAAATCCATGTACAATCCGGGCGACGCTGTTTGGTTTACAGCATTTGTTCGCAATGGCGAAAATTTATCGCAGCAAAGCAGCAGTCAGACTTTAACCCTTAAATTAATCAACGCATCTGGCAATTCCATCGCAGAAAAAATTTTTCACCTTAAAAACGGAATCGTAAGCGGGAATTTCGATCTGCCCAAAAATTTCCCCGGCGGGAATTATTATTTAGAATGCAGCACACCGATCAGCGAAATCCTTTGGGATAAACCTGCCTACAAAAAAGCGTTTAACGTATATACACAAGAGAGTCCCGAATTACTAATCACCGCCCGCTTCAAAGAAAAAATGTATTCACCGGGTGATGAGGTACAGCTGGAAATTGAAATCCGCACTCCGGAAAATGAAATTGCTTCGGGAGCAACCATTGACTATTCGATTCTTCAGGGTGAAGAAGAATTACTTTCGTCCCGTTTAAATGCAAATGATTCAGGAAAAGCTGTTGTGCAATTCCATATCCCGGATACCATTTCAAAAAACAATCTCCACAGTTATATAAGGGTTACCCATCAGAATAAAAAAGAAGGATTAGGAAGAGCAATCCCCTTAAACATTAATCTTCCTCACATTGAATTTTATCCTGAAAGCGGATATCTCATTCCCAATTCGCCAACTGTAGTGGCTTTTTATGCGCAAAATGAAAATGGAATTCCGCTTAACGTTTCCGGCACCATAAAAGATGAAAACAATCAGCTTATCACTTATCTGCAAACCTTCCATCATGGAATGGGAAAATTTCATTTTACACCAATAGCCGGCAAACGATATTACGCTTTTATAAGAAACGGAAATCGTCTCGAAAAATTTCCATTACCGGAAATCAGAGACAGAGGTGTGGTGCTAAATCTGAAAGAAAACAACAAGGATTTTCTAAAATTCGTCCTTCATTCGAAGGAAGAAGATGCGTTGCTTCTAACTGCACAATCGAGAGGTAAAATAGTTTATTCAACCCGATTATCTGCACAAGCCCAACAGGAAGTACGTATTCCTGTTGGCGATTTACCCATGGGAATTGTCCAAATTACCGTTTTTAATTCTCAAAAAACGCCACTGGCAGAACGACTGTGTTTTATTCATCCTGAAAAACAAATGCGCATCAGCTTCGAGCAAATCAATGAGGAATATGGTCCACGCGAAAAAATTAATTTTAAAATTAAAGCAGAGGACTCCAAAGGAAATCCCGTTTCGGGCGATGTAGCGCTTTCGGTGAGTGATGAAAAAGCCTGGGTGTACAATGACGACCGCAGTGGAAATATTCTCACCGAACTTTTGGTGGAATGTGAATTGAACGGAGAAATTGAAGAACCTGAATTTTATCTCGACACAAAAAATCCGGAATCTGAACTGGCAATGGATCTTTTAATGCTTACAAGAGGTTACCGGCGGTTCGACTGGAAAACTGCATTAAAATCGAAAATCCCCGACAAGAGCATTATCGAAGCTGAAAAAACGATTGCGGGCACTGTCTATAATTTTGAAACAAACTTGCCAGAACCTCGCGCCAAAATAAAAATATTGGAAACGGGACAAAAATTCCGCTGTGATGAAAATGGAAAATTCTCGATCGAAAATCTCGATTTAAGCAGCAGAAAAACCTTGTATGTTCAACAAAAAGGAAGAACCGTTTCTTACGTCGTTCATCGTCCGGATACCAACTTATCCATTTACTACTCCGAAAACAAATCGAGTTTTAATAGTTATGTATCGAGCGATAATACCAAAAGCTTAAAGGGTGTGGTTATGGATGGAGAAACCGGAGAACTGCTTCCTTTTGTAAATATTGTTATCCGTAAAGATGGAAAAACAATAACCGGATGCTCGAGCGATTTGGATGGGAAATTTGCAATGAACACCATTCCCGATGGATTTTATGATGTGTTGGTTGCTTACGTTGGTTATGAAAAATATGAAATTAAAAACATACAAATAAGTCAGGGAAAATGCATCAATTTGAACATTACTTTAAATGGACAGATCTATCTGGAAGAAGTAGTAATTGTAAACGAAAGCAAAAAATCTAAAAAGCCCAAACGAGAAAATAAAAAAGAAATTGCTTATAATTCAAACGTCACTCTGGATGAAGTAACGATAGTTAATTATTCCGTTCCATTAATAAACGCAGATCAAACCAATGCTATAGAAATTAACAGGAAGGATATTATTCATTCAGCAGCCGCACGAAAAAATTTTGCAAGCAATGTGGTCCTCTCCTACCTCAGCGATAATATCGATCCCAATCAAAACGGAGTATTAACCATTCGTGGTGCGCGCGAAGATGCCACTGTATTTTATATCGATGGCGTAAAAATCAGGGGCGAAGCAAATGTTCCCGCTTCATCCATTGAATCTATCGTTGTTTATACCGGCGGAATTCCCGCTAATTATGGTGATGTAACCGGTGGGGTAATTGACATCCGAACGCATTCTTATCGCTCAATGTCTAATTCCTATTATTCCAACGATAATACGCACCGCACCATTCTGCAACCGGGAGAAATCATTTACGCCACTGAGCGAAAATTTCCGGAAATCAACCACCATCATTCGGAGCAATTTGAAACAATGGTGGATGACCGTACAACGTTGTATTGGAATGGAAGAATTCAATTAAACGAAAAAGGAGAAGCGGAAGTGTCGTTTTATGCCGGTGACCTTAGTGGTCCGTTCCGAATTACCGCCGAAGGAATTTCGTCCGGCAATGAAGTGGGAAGAACGGAAAAAGTGATCATGGTTCAACCGGATATTAAGCTCGCAACCCCTATTCCTTCTACACTCACCTCCGGTGATGAATTAGTGCTTGAATCCACCATTCATAATAACAGTAAAAAAGAAATAAAAGGCCGGTTATTTTTGACCCTTCCCCTAACATGGAAAATGCTTATGGCCGATAGCAGTGAATACAGCATTGCGCCCGGCGAGAAAAAAACGATAAGCAATAAAGTCAGAGTAAATGGAAATAATCAGGACTTTTCATTAGCATTTCATTTTAAAGGGAATAAAAACTATTGCTCAGAGCGACAAAAAATAACGATTGTACCTCACGGTTTCCCCAAAACAATCATGCTGAGTTCTGAAACAGAACAGGAAATCGAATTTAATCTGGATGCAAATGAACTTCGGTCTATGGATTTAGCCTTGACCTTTTATCCGGATCCTGCTGCCAATTTTGCCGAAGGTGTAAAATCAATGATTCGCGAACCGCATGGATGTTTTGAGCAAGTTTCCTCCTCTACTTATCCCAATATTCTTGCAGTAAACTACCTGCAACAACAAAACGATTTAAAGCGGGATGAATATAATATTGCGATGAATTATATTAAAAGCGGATATCAGCAGCTGGTAAAATACCAAACATCAGAAAAGGGATTTTCATTATACGGTCAATTACCAACGAGTCCCTACCTCACCGCTTATGGAATAATGGAATTCACTGCCATGAAAAAAGTTTATGGCGGCGTAAATGAAGTAATGCTCCAACAAGCCAAAGATTGGTTGTTGTTGCAAAAAGATAATAAAGGTGGATTTCATTCTTCTTCCGAAGATCATTTTTATCACGTTCAAAGCGCTTACATCATCCGTGCGCTTGTTCTATCCGGAGAGTTTTCGCTGGTGCCTGAAATTATCGCTCAATATAAATATGCGTTAAAGAAAAAAGATGCTTATTTGTCGGCCTTAATGATTGATGTCCTGTTTAAAGCAGGAAGAAAAGAAGAAGCCGACGAGCTCATTCAATCACTTTCTTCGCAACAAAAAGAAAATGGATCATTCAGCTGCGAAAAAACGATTACTTATTCCTACGGAAATCAAAAAGAAATTGAGTCGACCGCTTTAATGCTTATCGCTTTAATAAATGATGTAAAATCGAATTCCACATCCATTCACCGCTGCTTTCAGTTTCTGATGAAATCGAAAAATTCATTTGGAGGATGGGGCAGTACGCAGTCGACGGTTCTCGCTTTGGAGGCCATCAATTTATATTACGAAAAATTTCCTTTAAAAAATGATCCGGAAGAAGTAACGGTTAGCATTAATGGAAAAGAAACATTTAAAAAAGTGTTGAATCCAGGTAATAAAGAATCGTATGCTTTTCATTTACCGGTCGCTGCTTTAAAAGTAGGGAAGAATCATATTAAGGTCAGCAGTAAACAACAGTTTGTTCCGTGGACATTAAACGCATCTTATTTTGTTTCATCCCCCGAAAATCATCAAAACGCTTTGTCCTTATCCTTACAATGGAATAAAAAAGAATTTCAAAGCGGAGAAATGGTGCGGGCCTTAATGAAAATCAATAACTCAAAAAATGAACAGATTCATAATCCCCTCGTTGAACTTTCTATTCCCGCATGTTTCCGTTATGATCCGCAACAATTACGAGAATTAGAAAAACAAAAGATCATTGAACGTTATGAGGCAAGGGGAAATCAACTCGTCTTTTATTTTAAAGCGATTTCTCCAAATGGAACCCTGGAGTTTCCCATTACGCTCACCGCTACCCAAAAAGGTCTTTTCAGAAGTCCTGCTTCACGTGTATTTCCTTATTATTCTACCGATGTATTCTGGACACAAGCCGGCGAATTCGAAATAAAATAG
- a CDS encoding gliding motility-associated C-terminal domain-containing protein, with protein MKSSLLHFIARFFGLVAFLLVTKAAYSSHAQSADITYTCVGGNTYNVRLSFYRDCAGVAAPNTVTINIASASCNENFNITMNRIANTGNDVTPICPGITTNCDGGSYPGVQEWIYEGPVTLPAQCTDWVLSFTLCCRNNAISTINNPGGENIYVEAHLDNAQFPCNNSAQFSNKPVPFICVNQTYCFNHGAVDPDGDSLVYELVPPATGPGTNVTYFAGYSANQPLLSIPGVTINQQTGDICMTPSMLEVTVMAVKVSEFRNGEFVGSVVRDIQVRVIACSNSNPSVSGINGSNNYSTSICAGNTLTFNVQASDPDAGQLLTLTWNNAIPGATFTSATGTNPVGTFTWTPTANQISTNPYCFTVSVSDDNCPLNGSQTYSFCITVNGFTLTTNSTNANCGASNGTVSASVSGTVGQVNYVWSSGQNTPNVNGLSAGNYTVTVSDGSGCAISSTAVVGQGAVPGNIQMQSTNVSCFGGNDGTATVNVNGGQQPYTYLWSNGATSTSINNLSAGNYSVTVTTANGCTTTGTISITQPNAPLNITLSATAVSCNGGNNGTATVVATGGTSPYNYQWSNQSANASINSLTAGNYSVTVMDAGGCTQTANINVDQPQAISLIQSNTTPVSCFGGNNGSASVSISGGTSPYSYQWNNGVNSLGANANNLTAGNYTVTVTDGNNCQQSFNLAVTQPQPLTATIGNSSNVSCNGSNDGSATSMANGGTAPYVYQWNTVPAQNTPGAAGLAMGSYTVMVTDAHNCTASASVNISQPTPLTLTSAGSATICPGIVTTISANANGGSGNYLYHWNNGNNTASSQQVSPTATTTYSVYATDANGCISPTENITITVNDINMISFGITLTPSICEGQAAVVLAEIAGGIGNYSITWNNGLPASVGPHTIYPTNSGYYTATITDICNNQRTESAWIDVHPLPQVQLTPQNADECGEASLTLFNDFSNDPGSDYNWNFGDGATSSQEVPTHIYHQSGTYVVTLTVTNTFSCVNSDSTAVVINVRPRSTAEFSMNDNDISIFDPEAQFINNSVQASTAHWDFGDGSSSSLYSPNHTYATTGTYTVTLIANNNFNCPDTISHILIVSPEFTYYVPNAFTPDGDGRNDVFFGKGENIDEFEMLIFNRWGELVFSTQSKDAAWDGTYRGSEEPKQDVYVYKIKIKDSVKGDYHFYEGHVAIVK; from the coding sequence ATGAAATCATCTCTCCTCCATTTCATTGCGCGATTTTTTGGATTAGTTGCTTTTTTACTTGTAACAAAAGCGGCTTATTCTTCACACGCACAGAGTGCCGACATCACATATACCTGTGTTGGCGGAAACACGTACAACGTACGTTTATCCTTCTACCGCGACTGCGCCGGGGTTGCTGCTCCAAATACAGTGACCATCAATATTGCGTCGGCCAGTTGTAATGAAAATTTTAATATCACCATGAACCGTATTGCAAACACCGGAAATGATGTTACACCCATTTGTCCGGGTATTACCACAAATTGCGATGGCGGATCGTATCCCGGTGTTCAGGAATGGATCTATGAAGGACCCGTAACCTTACCTGCACAATGCACCGATTGGGTTTTAAGCTTCACATTGTGCTGTAGAAACAATGCCATCTCTACCATTAATAATCCGGGTGGAGAAAATATTTATGTTGAAGCGCATTTGGATAATGCACAGTTTCCCTGCAACAATTCGGCACAATTTTCCAATAAGCCGGTTCCTTTTATTTGTGTGAATCAAACCTATTGCTTCAATCACGGAGCAGTGGATCCCGACGGAGATTCATTGGTGTATGAATTGGTTCCTCCTGCAACAGGACCCGGAACTAACGTGACTTATTTTGCGGGCTATTCTGCCAATCAACCTTTATTAAGTATTCCCGGAGTTACCATTAATCAGCAAACCGGAGATATATGCATGACACCAAGCATGCTTGAAGTAACCGTAATGGCGGTAAAAGTTTCTGAATTCAGAAATGGTGAATTTGTGGGAAGTGTGGTGCGCGATATTCAGGTACGTGTTATTGCATGTTCAAATTCAAATCCATCAGTAAGCGGAATAAATGGAAGTAATAATTACAGCACCAGCATTTGTGCAGGAAACACACTTACATTTAATGTACAAGCATCAGATCCGGATGCAGGTCAACTGTTAACACTTACCTGGAACAATGCCATACCGGGTGCAACATTTACCAGCGCAACAGGAACAAATCCGGTAGGAACATTTACATGGACTCCCACCGCAAATCAGATTTCAACCAATCCATATTGCTTCACCGTAAGTGTAAGCGATGATAATTGTCCCTTGAACGGATCTCAAACCTATTCGTTCTGCATTACCGTAAATGGATTTACACTTACCACCAATAGTACAAATGCCAATTGCGGCGCATCGAATGGTACAGTGAGTGCAAGTGTGAGTGGTACGGTTGGACAAGTAAATTATGTTTGGTCGAGTGGACAAAATACGCCAAATGTAAATGGACTATCTGCCGGAAACTATACTGTTACAGTAAGCGATGGAAGTGGTTGCGCTATTTCTTCTACTGCAGTAGTTGGCCAGGGCGCTGTGCCGGGAAATATTCAAATGCAATCGACCAATGTGAGTTGCTTTGGAGGCAATGATGGAACAGCAACAGTAAATGTAAATGGCGGTCAGCAACCTTACACCTATTTATGGTCGAACGGAGCAACGAGCACCAGCATTAATAATTTGTCGGCTGGAAATTATTCCGTAACCGTAACCACGGCCAATGGATGTACAACTACCGGAACAATAAGCATTACTCAACCCAATGCACCACTCAACATCACCTTAAGTGCAACAGCAGTTTCATGCAATGGCGGAAATAACGGAACAGCAACCGTTGTTGCAACAGGTGGAACTTCTCCTTATAACTATCAATGGAGTAATCAATCGGCCAACGCAAGCATCAATTCATTAACTGCAGGAAATTATTCGGTAACTGTAATGGATGCAGGAGGATGTACACAAACAGCCAACATCAATGTAGATCAACCACAAGCCATCAGTTTAATTCAAAGTAATACAACACCTGTTTCCTGCTTCGGCGGAAATAACGGAAGTGCCTCGGTAAGTATCAGTGGTGGAACAAGTCCATATTCGTATCAATGGAACAACGGGGTAAATTCACTCGGTGCAAATGCCAATAATCTTACAGCCGGAAATTATACGGTAACTGTTACGGATGGAAATAATTGTCAGCAGTCCTTCAACCTCGCCGTAACACAACCACAACCCCTCACCGCAACAATTGGAAATTCCTCCAATGTAAGTTGCAACGGTTCCAACGATGGTAGCGCAACATCAATGGCAAATGGCGGAACTGCTCCGTATGTTTATCAATGGAACACCGTACCTGCACAAAACACACCAGGCGCTGCAGGATTAGCAATGGGATCTTATACTGTAATGGTAACCGATGCACATAACTGTACAGCAAGTGCCAGCGTAAACATTTCACAACCAACACCTCTTACACTAACTTCTGCGGGATCAGCAACAATTTGTCCTGGTATAGTTACCACCATCAGCGCCAATGCAAATGGTGGAAGCGGAAATTATTTGTATCACTGGAACAATGGTAACAACACCGCATCTTCGCAACAGGTTTCTCCAACGGCAACAACAACCTACTCCGTGTATGCAACAGATGCTAACGGTTGTATTTCTCCAACGGAAAATATTACCATTACGGTGAACGATATTAATATGATCAGTTTTGGAATTACGTTAACACCTTCCATTTGCGAAGGACAAGCCGCTGTTGTTCTTGCAGAAATTGCAGGTGGAATCGGAAACTATTCCATTACCTGGAATAACGGATTACCGGCAAGTGTTGGTCCGCACACGATTTATCCAACCAACTCCGGATACTACACTGCCACCATTACTGATATTTGTAATAACCAACGTACCGAATCGGCATGGATTGATGTACATCCATTACCACAGGTGCAGTTAACGCCACAAAATGCAGATGAATGTGGAGAAGCAAGTTTAACCTTGTTCAATGATTTCTCCAATGATCCTGGATCGGATTACAATTGGAATTTCGGAGATGGGGCGACTTCTTCACAGGAAGTTCCAACACATATCTATCATCAAAGCGGAACGTATGTAGTAACGCTTACCGTAACCAATACGTTCTCTTGTGTAAATTCCGACAGCACCGCTGTAGTCATTAATGTTCGTCCACGTTCTACAGCAGAATTTTCGATGAACGATAATGATATTTCCATCTTCGATCCGGAAGCGCAATTCATCAATAACAGTGTACAGGCAAGTACTGCACATTGGGATTTTGGAGATGGAAGCAGTTCCAGTCTTTATTCTCCTAACCACACGTATGCCACCACAGGAACATACACCGTAACATTAATTGCGAATAACAATTTCAACTGTCCCGATACCATTTCTCACATTCTCATTGTGAGTCCCGAATTCACCTACTACGTCCCCAACGCATTTACACCCGATGGCGACGGAAGAAACGATGTGTTTTTCGGAAAAGGGGAGAACATCGATGAATTTGAAATGCTCATTTTCAATCGCTGGGGAGAGTTAGTGTTCAGCACGCAAAGCAAGGACGCAGCATGGGATGGAACATACAGAGGAAGCGAAGAGCCCAAACAAGATGTGTACGTGTACAAAATAAAAATTAAAGACAGCGTAAAAGGTGATTATCACTTTTATGAGGGACACGTTGCCATTGTGAAGTAA
- a CDS encoding glycosyl hydrolase, which yields MRQLTYLFLFLSVSTIAQTKKGNTNALFTPASEREQAMKQHLEMEKNSLFDGIAFRSVGPSIMSGRVVDIEVDPSDATHFFVAYATGGLWETKNNGTSFECLSDKNWMFGIGDIAIDWKSGRIYLGTGENNSSRSSYSGTGLYISDDHGKTWNYSGLNESHHIGRILLHPGDANTIWVSVLGHLFTPNKERGVYKSTDGGKSWKQTLFIDENTGVIDMAVNPQNPNELYASAWHRERRAWNFVESGASSGIYKSSDGGENWKKITNEGSGFPTGEGVGRIGISICKSKPETIYALLDNQAHRVTDKKEVDKEKLSKDELKKMSKDEFLLLNDKKINTFLRENGFPKSITVELVKEKIKKNEIAPSALAEYLEDANSLLFDTPVIGAEIYRSDDGGKSWRKTHNGYIDDLVYTYGYYFGQILADEKNPDKFYVAAFVIITSEDGGKTLKSINRDNVHVDHHAIWSDPNKAGHLINGNDGGINISYDNGEHWIKCNQPSVGQFYTVNVDMDKPYNIYGGLQDNGVWTASSQHYENVSWHQEGVYGWKNIMGGDGMQVMIDPRDNNTVYTGYQYGNYFRINKTSGESFYMTPKHQLGERPLRWNWQAPIWLSEHSADVVYMGANKMYRSLKQGEDFVCISPDLTKGGKPGDVAFGTITAIHESPLKFGLLYAGTDDGNIWVSKDAGTNWKNISSTLPADFNIRKIQASRFKEGRVYVCLNGHTRDLFASMIYVSEDYGTSWKKIGNNLPAEPINVIKEDVENENLIFVGSDHGLYASLDRGEQFYLMTNGLPKVPVHDLVIHPRDHDIIIATHGRSVYVASIEELQSANIEILASALHVFPAEKIRFSKRWGSKSSYWDEAWKPSTTLRCWVKEKGKYTLNVQTENGTSLFTQELELEKGFNAIPYSLECNLKDLDEKLFFTGENKQRYLTAGKYILQLKSNSAESKTELEIEEKK from the coding sequence ATGCGCCAACTCACCTACCTCTTTCTGTTTCTTTCTGTGTCGACCATTGCACAAACTAAAAAAGGAAACACTAATGCATTATTCACTCCGGCTTCCGAACGGGAACAAGCCATGAAACAACATCTGGAAATGGAAAAAAATTCCCTTTTCGATGGAATAGCATTCAGAAGTGTTGGTCCCTCCATTATGAGCGGACGCGTAGTAGATATCGAAGTAGATCCTTCGGATGCCACTCACTTTTTTGTTGCCTATGCTACCGGGGGATTATGGGAAACCAAAAACAACGGAACATCTTTCGAATGTTTGAGTGATAAAAACTGGATGTTTGGAATTGGAGATATTGCCATCGATTGGAAAAGCGGAAGAATTTATTTGGGAACAGGCGAAAACAATTCCTCACGCTCCTCTTATTCCGGAACGGGTTTATATATTAGCGATGATCACGGAAAAACATGGAATTATTCCGGTTTAAATGAGAGTCACCATATCGGCCGTATTCTTCTTCACCCGGGTGATGCCAATACAATTTGGGTTTCGGTACTTGGACATTTATTTACTCCGAATAAAGAACGCGGCGTTTACAAATCGACCGACGGAGGGAAAAGCTGGAAGCAAACTTTGTTTATCGACGAGAACACCGGCGTGATTGACATGGCGGTAAATCCGCAAAACCCGAATGAACTTTATGCCAGCGCATGGCATCGTGAACGCAGGGCCTGGAATTTTGTTGAATCGGGTGCCAGCAGCGGGATTTACAAAAGTAGCGATGGCGGAGAAAACTGGAAAAAAATCACCAATGAAGGAAGTGGATTTCCCACAGGCGAAGGAGTAGGAAGAATTGGAATTTCCATTTGCAAATCGAAACCCGAAACCATTTATGCGCTACTCGATAACCAGGCACATCGTGTTACCGATAAAAAAGAAGTGGACAAAGAAAAATTGAGCAAGGATGAATTAAAAAAAATGTCAAAAGACGAATTCCTTTTGCTCAATGATAAAAAAATTAACACGTTTTTGCGGGAAAACGGATTTCCAAAATCAATAACGGTTGAGCTGGTAAAAGAAAAAATAAAAAAGAATGAAATTGCTCCTTCTGCACTGGCCGAATACCTGGAAGATGCGAATTCACTATTGTTCGACACACCGGTAATTGGAGCAGAAATTTACAGGTCGGACGACGGAGGAAAAAGCTGGAGAAAAACGCACAATGGATATATTGATGATCTGGTGTATACCTATGGTTATTATTTCGGACAAATTCTTGCGGATGAAAAAAATCCCGATAAGTTTTATGTTGCGGCGTTTGTCATTATCACTTCCGAAGACGGAGGAAAAACATTAAAAAGTATAAACCGCGACAATGTGCATGTAGACCATCACGCCATTTGGAGTGACCCGAACAAAGCGGGCCATCTCATTAACGGAAACGATGGCGGAATTAACATCAGTTACGATAACGGAGAACACTGGATAAAATGCAATCAGCCTTCGGTGGGTCAATTTTATACCGTAAATGTGGATATGGACAAACCCTATAACATTTATGGCGGATTGCAGGACAATGGTGTATGGACCGCTTCATCGCAACATTATGAAAATGTATCCTGGCATCAGGAAGGTGTTTATGGATGGAAAAACATTATGGGAGGAGATGGAATGCAGGTGATGATTGATCCACGCGACAACAACACCGTATATACGGGATACCAATACGGAAATTATTTTCGCATCAATAAAACAAGCGGAGAAAGTTTTTACATGACACCCAAACACCAATTGGGAGAGCGTCCTCTACGCTGGAACTGGCAAGCTCCAATCTGGTTATCGGAACATTCTGCAGACGTGGTATACATGGGCGCCAATAAAATGTATCGTTCGCTTAAACAAGGAGAAGATTTTGTGTGCATATCGCCCGATTTAACCAAAGGCGGAAAACCCGGTGATGTTGCATTCGGAACGATTACTGCCATTCATGAATCGCCTTTAAAATTTGGATTGCTCTATGCAGGAACCGACGATGGAAATATTTGGGTAAGTAAAGATGCCGGTACCAATTGGAAAAATATCAGCTCAACATTACCTGCCGATTTTAATATTCGAAAAATTCAGGCATCGCGATTTAAAGAAGGAAGAGTTTATGTTTGCTTAAACGGTCACACCCGCGATTTATTTGCCAGCATGATTTATGTTTCGGAGGATTACGGAACAAGCTGGAAAAAAATCGGAAATAATTTACCGGCTGAACCCATTAATGTAATTAAGGAAGATGTAGAAAATGAAAATTTAATTTTTGTCGGCAGCGACCACGGATTGTATGCAAGTCTCGACCGGGGAGAACAATTTTATTTAATGACAAACGGCCTTCCAAAAGTTCCCGTCCACGATTTGGTCATTCACCCCCGCGATCACGACATCATCATTGCCACACATGGAAGATCCGTTTATGTTGCATCCATTGAAGAATTACAATCTGCCAACATCGAAATTTTAGCTTCTGCTCTACATGTATTTCCTGCAGAAAAAATTCGTTTCAGCAAACGTTGGGGAAGTAAATCTTCGTATTGGGATGAAGCCTGGAAACCTTCCACCACTCTACGTTGCTGGGTAAAAGAAAAAGGGAAATACACGTTGAATGTCCAAACAGAAAATGGTACTTCGTTGTTTACTCAGGAACTGGAATTAGAAAAAGGATTCAACGCCATTCCTTATTCCTTAGAATGTAATCTGAAGGATCTCGATGAAAAATTATTCTTTACAGGCGAAAATAAACAACGCTATCTGACTGCAGGAAAATATATACTTCAGCTAAAAAGCAATTCGGCAGAATCGAAAACCGAACTGGAAATTGAAGAGAAAAAATAA